In Cydia fagiglandana chromosome 3, ilCydFagi1.1, whole genome shotgun sequence, the following are encoded in one genomic region:
- the LOC134679814 gene encoding transcriptional adapter 2A has product MMSNDILLTKCAVCGENANEPYIECCECDASLCTSCFATGQEVGGHKNNHKYAVRKNDFPLFDNCNWSSKEECKLLSALSTYGYGNWEEISKMVHSRSKLECHEHYKKYYIENVQYKELKLLPETEQSLFPKIVTPYLYSVDISTNPPRNNQGDQHLAGYNAYRSEFELSYDHNAESIFNIEDAYSDDENDECMDALKVSLVSALNTRLRERQRRYEIIQNHGLIMPNKLISWVQKFDRILTRHKSERLLAFMQFMTGMQFDAFMESLSVEAEILQRITKLIEYRKNGIRTLYCAGLYKELKKEHDVVMKEQKYNTMIMQRKFESQSPVKMSGKVCFTKDLQVKKYKRQMNPLEIIDLPGFIHLSDSEKTLCSNLRLIPRNYLEIKEQLIAENNKLGYLRLLDARRIVKIDVNKTRKIYDYLITEGFIYKPL; this is encoded by the coding sequence ATGATGTCGAACGATATTTTACTAACAAAATGTGCTGTTTGCGGAGAAAATGCTAACGAACCTTACATAGAATGCTGCGAGTGCGACGCTAGTTTATGTACGAGCTGTTTCGCCACAGGACAAGAGGTGGGTGGACACAAAAATAACCACAAATACGCGGTGAGGAAAAACGACTTTCCGCTTTTCGACAATTGCAACTGGTCGTCTAAAGAAGAATGTAAGCTGTTGTCAGCCTTATCAACGTACGGGTACGGTAATTGGGAGGAGATATCGAAAATGGTGCACAGTAGATCGAAATTGGAATGTCACGAGCATTACAAGAAATACTACATAGAGAATGTGCAGTATAAAGAGCTAAAATTGTTGCCAGAGACTGAACAGTCTCTATTTCCTAAGATAGTGACACCATATTTGTACAGTGTGGATATTAGCACTAATCCACCGAGGAATAATCAGGGGGACCAGCATTTAGCTGGTTATAATGCATACCGGTCTGAATTCGAGCTCAGCTATGACCATAATGCGGAAAGCATATTCAACATCGAAGACGCTTATTCCGATGATGAGAATGATGAATGTATGGATGCTCTAAAAGTGTCTTTAGTAAGTGCTTTAAACACTAGGTTAAGAGAAAGGCAGAGACGGTATGAAATAATTCAAAATCATGGCTTGATCATGCCAAATAAACTGATATCATGGGTGCAGAAATTTGATAGAATTCTAACACGGCATAAGTCTGAACGACTCTTGGCATTCATGCAGTTTATGACAGGTATGCAGTTTGATGCGTTTATGGAGTCACTTAGTGTGGAAGCTGAGATATTACAACGGATAACTAAACTAATAGAGTACAGAAAGAACGGGATTAGGACACTGTACTGCGCAGGATTgtataaagaattaaagaagGAACATGACGTAGTGATGAAAGAACAAAAATACAATACTATGATAATGCAAAGGAAGTTTGAGAGCCAATCACCAGTGAAAATGAGTGGCAAAGTTTGTTTCACAAAAGATTTGCAGGTCAAAAAGTACAAGCGGCAAATGAATCCGTTGGAAATAATCGATTTACCAGGATTCATTCACCTATCAGACTCGGAAAAGACCTTATGTTCAAATTTAAGGTTAATTCCAAGGAACTATTTGGAAATCAAGGAACAACTGATTGCGGAGAACAATAAGTTAGGGTACCTGAGATTGTTGGACGCTAGACGGATAGTGAAGATCGATGTAAACAAGACTAGGAAGATATATGATTATCTTATTACCGAAGGCTTTATTTATAAACCATTGTGA
- the LOC134679825 gene encoding uncharacterized protein LOC134679825 has product MVWTNEETALFIEMYQNEPCIWNPKHQHHKDKTKVYDAWLRIANAMGVEDVVELKKKKESLMTAFRSNHKKVIASRISGEEIYKPTWVFYDAVATFLADVYDGKHTLTSDERIEPNGNSEGDGDTTIRALHKRPNSFINNVLKNYSSPVRKFSSEPPEKRKNLETPISKSSKIRSHDERNNTDTTLKQTDEFQIYGLYVASQLNSLSEKQSLIAREKIQSILTQCRLEDLRKRKKIQSSKNGNSFHSEDGIKNVQFVLCEGSDNDKYKSKFSSTNLNSANHLEVETDILEDNFIMHVEDIKGEGNDDEEQRTDSDE; this is encoded by the exons ATGGTGTGGACGAATGAAGAAACGGCTCTATTCATTGAAATGTACCAAAACGAGCCATGCATTTGGAATCCCAAACACCAGCATCACAAGGATAAAACAAAG gtgTATGATGCATGGCTACGCATTGCAAATGCTATGGGAGTAGAAGACGTGGTTGAGTTAAAAAAGAAAAAGGAATCTCTCATGACGGCTTTTCGATCAAACCACAAGAAAGTCATTGCATCTCGCATATCTGGCGAAGAAATATACAAACCCACATGGGTCTTTTACGATGCTGTGGCGACTTTTTTGGCAGATGTATACGATGGCAAGCACACACTTACTTCAGATGAACGT ATTGAACCTAATGGCAACAGCGAAGGTGACGGTGATACAACAATAAGAGCTTTGCACAAACGTCCCAATAGTTTTAtcaacaatgttcttaaaaattattctagCCCTGTCCGAAAATTCTCTTCAGAACCTCCAGAAAAGCGCAAAAATTTAGAAACTCCTATTAGCAAGTCCAGTAAAATACGAAGTCACGATGAGAGAAATAATACTGACACTACCCTTAAACAAACGGACGAATTTCAGATATATGGGTTGTATGTTGCTAGCCAGTTGAATTCGCTTTCCGAGAAACAAAGCCTTATAGCCAGAGAAAAAATCCAGTCAATATTAACTCAATGCAGATTGGAAGATTTAAGgaagagaaaaaaaatacaatcaaGTAAAAACGGGAATAGTTTTCACTCAGAGGATGGAATAAAAAACGTACAGTTTGTTTTATGTGAAGGGAGTGATAATGATAAATACAAAAGTAAATTTTCATCCACAAATCTAAATTCTGCAAATCATTTAGAAGTTGAAACTGACATACTAGAAGATAACTTTATAATGCATGTTGAAGATATAAAGGGCGAAGGAAACGATGACGAAGAGCAACGCACCGACAGTGACGAATAA